A single genomic interval of Camelus bactrianus isolate YW-2024 breed Bactrian camel chromosome 15, ASM4877302v1, whole genome shotgun sequence harbors:
- the CYP26B1 gene encoding cytochrome P450 26B1 isoform X2 produces MGEHHLVSTEWPRSTRMLLGPNTVANSIGDIHRNKRKVFSKIFSHEALESYLPKIQLVIQDTLRAWSSHPEAINVYQEAQKLTFRMAIRVLLGFSIPEEDLGHLFEVYQQFVENVFSLPVDLPFSGYRRGIQARQILQKGLEKAIREKLQCTQGKDYSDALDILIESSKEHGKEMTMQELKDGTLELIFAAYATTASASTSLIMQLLKHPAVLEKLREELRAQGILHRGGCPCEGTLRLDTLSGLHYLDCVIKEVMRLFTPVSGGYRTVLQTFELDGFQIPKGWSVMYSIRDTHDTAPVFKDVNVFDPDRFGQARSEDKDGRFHYLPFGGGVRTCLGKHLAKLFLKVLAVELASTSRFELATRTFPRITLVPVLHPVDGLSVKFFGLDSNQNKILPETEAMLSATV; encoded by the exons ATGGGCGAGCATCACCTCGTGAGCACGGAATGGCCACGTAGCACACGCATGCTGCTGGGCCCGAACACGGTGGCCAACTCCATCGGTGATATCCACCGCAACAAGCGCAAG GTCTTCTCCAAGATCTTCAGCCATGAGGCCCTGGAGAGCTACCTGCCCAAGATCCAGCTGGTGATCCAGGACACGCTGCGCGCTTGGAGCAGCCACCCCGAGGCCATCAATGTGTACCAGGAGGCACAGAAGCTCACCTTCCGCATGGCCATCCGTGTGCTGCTGGGCTTCAGCATCCCCGAGGAGGACCTCGGGCACCTCTTCGAGGTCTACCAGCAGTTTGTGGAGAACGTCTTCTCCCTGCCTGTTGACTTGCCCTTTAGCGGCTACCGGCGG GGCATTCAGGCACGGCAGATCCTACAGAAGGGCCTGGAAAAGGCGATTCGGGAGAAGCTGCAGTGCACGCAGGGCAAGGACTACTCGGACGCACTGGACATCCTTATTGAGAGCAGCAAGGAGCATGGGAAGGAGATGACCATGCAGGAGCTGAAG GATGGGACCCTGGAGCTTATCTTCGCCGCCTACGCCACCACCGCCAGCGCCAGCACCTCGCTCATCATGCAGCTGCTGAAGCACCCGGCCGTGCTGGAGAAGCTGCGGGAGGAGCTGCGGGCCCAGGGCATCCTGCACAGAGGCGGCTGCCCCTGCGAGGGCACGCTGCGCCTCGACACGCTCAGCGGGCTGCACTACCTGGACTGCGTCATCAAGGAGGTCATGCGCCTGTTCACGCCCGTTTCCGGCGGCTACCGCACCGTGCTGCAGACCTTCGAGCTCGAC GGTTTCCAGATCCCCAAAGGCTGGAGTGTCATGTACAGCATCCGGGACACGCATGACACGGCGCCCGTGTTCAAGGATGTGAACGTCTTCGACCCCGACCGCTTCGGTCAGGCACGGAGCGAGGACAAGGACGGCCGTTTCCATTACCTCCCTTTCGGCGGCGGTGTCCGGACCTGCCTGGGCAAACACCTGGCCAAGCTCTTCCTGAAGGTGCTGGCCGTGGAGCTGGCCAGCACCAGCCGCTTCGAGCTGGCCACCCGGACCTTCCCCCGCATCACCTTGGTCCCTGTCCTGCACCCTGTGGACGGCCTCAGCGTCAAGTTCTTTGGCCTGGACTCCAACCAGAACAAGATCCTGCCAGAGACGGAGGCCATGCTGAGCGCCACGGTCTAA
- the CYP26B1 gene encoding cytochrome P450 26B1 isoform X1, whose product MLFEGLELVSALATLAACLVSVTLLLAVSQQLWQLRWAATRDKSCKLPIPKGSMGFPLIGETGHWLLQGSGFQSSRREKYGNVFKTHLLGRPLIRVTGAENVRKILMGEHHLVSTEWPRSTRMLLGPNTVANSIGDIHRNKRKVFSKIFSHEALESYLPKIQLVIQDTLRAWSSHPEAINVYQEAQKLTFRMAIRVLLGFSIPEEDLGHLFEVYQQFVENVFSLPVDLPFSGYRRGIQARQILQKGLEKAIREKLQCTQGKDYSDALDILIESSKEHGKEMTMQELKDGTLELIFAAYATTASASTSLIMQLLKHPAVLEKLREELRAQGILHRGGCPCEGTLRLDTLSGLHYLDCVIKEVMRLFTPVSGGYRTVLQTFELDGFQIPKGWSVMYSIRDTHDTAPVFKDVNVFDPDRFGQARSEDKDGRFHYLPFGGGVRTCLGKHLAKLFLKVLAVELASTSRFELATRTFPRITLVPVLHPVDGLSVKFFGLDSNQNKILPETEAMLSATV is encoded by the exons ATGCTCTTTGAAGGCTTGGAGCTGGTGTCGGCGCTGGCCACCCTCGCCGCGTGCCTGGTGTCGGTGACGCTGCTGCTGGCCGTGTCGCAGCAGCTGTGGCAGCTGCGCTGGGCTGCCACTCGCGACAAGAGCTGCAAGCTGCCCATCCCCAAAGGCTCCATGGGCTTCCCGCTCATCGGAGAGACCGGCCACTGGCTGCTACAG GGCTCTGGCTTCCAGTCGTCGCGGAGGGAGAAGTATGGCAACGTGTTCAAGACGCACTTGCTAGGGCGGCCGCTAATCCGCGTGACGGGCGCGGAGAACGTGCGCAAGATCCTCATGGGCGAGCATCACCTCGTGAGCACGGAATGGCCACGTAGCACACGCATGCTGCTGGGCCCGAACACGGTGGCCAACTCCATCGGTGATATCCACCGCAACAAGCGCAAG GTCTTCTCCAAGATCTTCAGCCATGAGGCCCTGGAGAGCTACCTGCCCAAGATCCAGCTGGTGATCCAGGACACGCTGCGCGCTTGGAGCAGCCACCCCGAGGCCATCAATGTGTACCAGGAGGCACAGAAGCTCACCTTCCGCATGGCCATCCGTGTGCTGCTGGGCTTCAGCATCCCCGAGGAGGACCTCGGGCACCTCTTCGAGGTCTACCAGCAGTTTGTGGAGAACGTCTTCTCCCTGCCTGTTGACTTGCCCTTTAGCGGCTACCGGCGG GGCATTCAGGCACGGCAGATCCTACAGAAGGGCCTGGAAAAGGCGATTCGGGAGAAGCTGCAGTGCACGCAGGGCAAGGACTACTCGGACGCACTGGACATCCTTATTGAGAGCAGCAAGGAGCATGGGAAGGAGATGACCATGCAGGAGCTGAAG GATGGGACCCTGGAGCTTATCTTCGCCGCCTACGCCACCACCGCCAGCGCCAGCACCTCGCTCATCATGCAGCTGCTGAAGCACCCGGCCGTGCTGGAGAAGCTGCGGGAGGAGCTGCGGGCCCAGGGCATCCTGCACAGAGGCGGCTGCCCCTGCGAGGGCACGCTGCGCCTCGACACGCTCAGCGGGCTGCACTACCTGGACTGCGTCATCAAGGAGGTCATGCGCCTGTTCACGCCCGTTTCCGGCGGCTACCGCACCGTGCTGCAGACCTTCGAGCTCGAC GGTTTCCAGATCCCCAAAGGCTGGAGTGTCATGTACAGCATCCGGGACACGCATGACACGGCGCCCGTGTTCAAGGATGTGAACGTCTTCGACCCCGACCGCTTCGGTCAGGCACGGAGCGAGGACAAGGACGGCCGTTTCCATTACCTCCCTTTCGGCGGCGGTGTCCGGACCTGCCTGGGCAAACACCTGGCCAAGCTCTTCCTGAAGGTGCTGGCCGTGGAGCTGGCCAGCACCAGCCGCTTCGAGCTGGCCACCCGGACCTTCCCCCGCATCACCTTGGTCCCTGTCCTGCACCCTGTGGACGGCCTCAGCGTCAAGTTCTTTGGCCTGGACTCCAACCAGAACAAGATCCTGCCAGAGACGGAGGCCATGCTGAGCGCCACGGTCTAA